The following coding sequences lie in one Panicum virgatum strain AP13 chromosome 6N, P.virgatum_v5, whole genome shotgun sequence genomic window:
- the LOC120679962 gene encoding translation initiation factor IF-2-like, with product MTAVGWPERPGDRRGAFPPRPRPPPPPRAAGGRPGRGSGGGGGAARDAGDGAGMAEAAAGAVAVVPAGRSAAGAAAAVSPRGGTGGGEVGSKRPSSFPVAAPRAHPPPKRRLVSATRRFPPGCGRGGADGGSRLEAAPARSNGGSAASPKPPPPPRSVDEAGSGVLAKASAVVVPRPVADGGRRGPDAGAQRSPKRPRHSGAAAADSLLDTDPQGGAGRGGELGSSKQLVPATRLLPEPRMVSAIRSFPRTESKESSTARGSFGPKKEVVVKDPAHLRLKVASACTMGTINKLNQVVASMLEDDGFLKAIDAYDRKLELKLNVSSDAPSVSCQGRYGTQKADARREVKKMCMRFQFICRAIVQFVEQRSLKISRIDLAADKVIKELPGFTQHEPIIGNVPGVEVGDEFLYRVELVLVGLHRQYQGGIDTTRDENGVLFAISIVASGGYPDELSSSGELVYTGSGGKYAGKKTDENQQLKRGNLALKNCIQTETPVRVIHGFKGLSREEGSHSRAKKASGFTYDGLYHVVDCWREGQAGSKVFKYKLQRIPGQPELPHCSKTARRS from the coding sequence ATGACGGCGGTAGGGTGGCCCGAGCGGCCCGGCGACCGCCGCGGCGCTTTTCCTCCGCGccctcggcctccgccgcctcctcgcgccgcgGGAGGGCGTCCAggccgcgggagcggcggcggcggcggcgcagcgcgcgacgcgggcgacggcgcggggatggcggaggcggccgcgggTGCGGTTGCGGTTGTTCCAGCCGGCCGCAGCgcggctggggcggcggcggcggtgtcccCGCGGGGGGGAACCGGAGGCGGCGAGGTGGGGAGCAAGAGGCCGTCGTCCTTCCCCgtggcggcgccgcgcgcgcacccGCCGCCCAAGCGGAGGCTGGTCTCCGCCACGCGCCGTTTCCCGCCAGGGtgcgggaggggcggcgccgacggcggtTCTCGGCTCGAGGCCGCACCTGCGCGCTCCAACGGCGGTTCTGCTGCGTCGCCtaagccaccgccgccgcctcgctcggTAGACGAGGCTGGTTCTGGTGTGCTGGCGAAGGCGTCTGCTGTAGTTGTTCCCCGACCGGTTGCGGACGGCGGTCGTCGCGGTCCAGATGCTGGGGCACAGCGATCGCCAAAGCGTCCCCGTCACAGTGGCGCGGCTGCTGCAGATAGTTTGTTGGACACTGACCCGCAAGGTGGTGCAGGGAGGGGTGGTGAACTTGGGAGCAGCAAGCAGTTGGTGCCAGCCACTCGGTTGCTACCGGAACCGAGGATGGTCTCTGCCATCCGCAGCTTCCCACGGACAGAGAGCAAGGAGTCCTCCACGGCTAGGGGCTCCTTTGGTCCCAAGAAGGAGGTGGTTGTAAAAGATCCAGCTCATCTTCGGCTGAAGGTTGCCTCTGCATGCACAATGGGCACCATAAATAAACTGAATCAAGTGGTGGCTTCCATGTTGGAAGATGATGGCTTCTTGAAGGCTATAGATGCTTATGACAGAAAGCTTGAACTGAAGCTCAATGTTTCATCAGATGCTCCTTCTGTGAGCTGTCAAGGGCGATATGGAACCCAGAAAGCGGATGCCAGGCGTGAAGTCAAGAAGATGTGCATGAGGTTCCAGTTTATATGCAGGGCTATAGTACAATTTGTGGAACAGCGCTCGCTGAAGATTAGTAGAATTGACCTTGCAGCTGATAAAGTGATCAAGGAATTGCCAGGATTTACCCAACATGAGCCTATCATTGGAAACGTTCCTGGAGTTGAAGTTGGTGATGAATTCCTGTACAGGGTTGAGCTGGTCCTTGTTGGTCTCCACCGACAGTACCAGGGAGGCATTGACACCACCAGGGATGAAAATGGTGTGCTTTTTGCAATTAGCATTGTTGCTTCTGGAGGTTATCCTGATGAGCTATCAAGCTCGGGTGAATTAGTATATACTGGTTCCGGAGGAAAGTATGCTGGTAAGAAGACTGATGAGAATCAACAGCTTAAGAGGGGTAACCTAGCCTTGAAGAACTGCATCCAAACAGAGACTCCAGTCAGGGTGATTCATGGCTTTAAAGGTTTGAGTAGAGAAGAAGGCAGTCATTCAAGAGCCAAAAAAGCTTCAGGTTTCACATATGATGGTCTGTATCATGTTGTGGATTGCTGGAGAGAAGGTCAGGCAGGTTCTAAGGTGTTTAAGTACAAGTTACAAAGGATTCCTGGGCAACCAGAATTGCCCCACTGCAGCAAAACTGCCCGCCGCAGCTAA